In Erigeron canadensis isolate Cc75 chromosome 7, C_canadensis_v1, whole genome shotgun sequence, one DNA window encodes the following:
- the LOC122607137 gene encoding uncharacterized protein LOC122607137: MSNSRIGAIGSWLRYKIVDPFIIILGRGAEPKQLALSTALGISLGVFPIVGVTVFLCGLAIAVLGSSVNAPTVMLANFVATPLELSLMVVFLRFGELITGGAHFPLTSDALKKVLTGEASMEIIWSILRALLGWLVLSPLILGALYFILLPCFVILVHKFSSGSSPTLATLSSKELRPKVRNI; encoded by the exons ATGTCGAATTCACGGATAGGAGCGATCGGTTCATGGCTTCGCTACAAGATTGTTGATCCTTTCATTATAATCCTTGGCAG GGGAGCAGAGCCTAAGCAGCTGGCATTATCAACTGCTCTCGGCATTTCATTGGGAGTGTTTCCAATTGTAG GGGTGACAGTGTTCCTCTGTGGGCTAGCTATAGCAGTGCTTGGGTCTTCTGTCAATGCTCCAACGGTTATGCTCGCTAATTTTGTGGCCACTCCATTAGAGTTGAG TCTGATGGTAGTGTTCTTACGGTTTGGTGAGCTTATTACTGGCGGAGCCCATTTTCCTTTGACCTCTGATGCTTTAAAGAAGGTATTGACTGGTGAAGCTTCAATGGAGATCATTTGGAGTATCCTTCGTGCG TTGCTTGGGTGGTTGGTTTTGTCACCCTTAATTCTGGGGGCCCTTTACTTTATACTTTTGCCCTGCTTTGTCATCTTGGTGCATAAGTTCAGCAGCGGTTCAAGCCCCACATTAGCCACACTATCTAGCAAAGAACTAAGGCCTAAGGTTAGGAATATATGA